In one Streptomyces sp. NBC_01288 genomic region, the following are encoded:
- a CDS encoding DEAD/DEAH box helicase — MTDTAMTEQISVRLAAVFLPSPVVPREGRIAFWDPDGERALPEAEVGVEQTELTVVRRQGTVVRRRSAPALTLPIEAALPLLVRARRDPAAHPATACWGAAALHALRLAARGRLLPGLTAAGHDAWRAGPLEPEDIAHVRAVAAALPYEGHAVPLPGPGPLRLPEPEALMRSFLDAVADTLPRTPAAPYTSGMPFAARKPQRLRDAQDWAAEVAAGMDAGVRISLRLDLSAYDLFDDGGRVRSAGAAIVQVHSLADPTLVVDAAALWAGTADTAFGPRARVDAALAVRRAARVWPPLDRLSELDVPDVLALSEEELGDLLGMAATRLAAAGVAVHWPRDLAQDLTAAAVVRSAPGSATDGTGFFESEELLQFRWQLALGGDPLTEAEMDMLAEAHRPVVRLRDQWVLVDPALVRKARKRELGLLDPVDALSVALTGTAEVDGERVEAVPVGALATLRDRLTAGIQPAEPPPGLDATLRDYQLRGLAWLDLMTSLGLGGCLADDMGLGKTITLIALHLRRAHRAPTLVVCPASLLGNWQREITRFAPGVPVRRFHGADRTLEDLTGGFVLTTYGTMRSAASTLAQQQWGMVVADEAQHVKNPYSATAKALRTIPTPARVALTGTPVENNLSELWALLDWTTPGLLGPLKSFRARHARAVENGEDEEAVTRLARLVRPFLLRRKKSDPGIVPELPPKTETDHPVPLTREQASLYEAVVRESMLAIETTEGIARRGLVLKLLTSLKQICDHPALYLKEEHAAAQATGDRLAARSGKLALLDELLDTLLSEDRSAIVFTQYVGMARLITAHLSARAVPVELLHGGTPVPERERMVDRFQAGATPVLVLSLKAAGTGLNLTRAGHVVHFDRWWNPAVEEQATDRAYRIGQTQPVQVHRLITEGTVEDRIAEMLESKRALADAILGSGESSLTELSDRDLSDLVSLRRSE, encoded by the coding sequence ATGACGGACACGGCGATGACGGAGCAGATCTCCGTAAGACTGGCCGCGGTCTTCCTGCCGTCCCCCGTCGTCCCGCGCGAGGGCCGCATCGCCTTCTGGGACCCCGACGGCGAGCGCGCACTCCCTGAAGCGGAAGTGGGCGTGGAACAGACCGAGTTGACCGTCGTACGACGACAGGGCACCGTGGTCCGCCGCAGGTCCGCCCCCGCACTGACCCTGCCGATCGAGGCGGCCCTCCCGCTGCTCGTGCGCGCCCGCCGTGACCCCGCCGCCCACCCCGCCACGGCCTGCTGGGGCGCCGCCGCCCTGCACGCGCTACGGCTCGCCGCCCGTGGCCGACTGCTCCCCGGCCTCACCGCCGCAGGCCATGACGCGTGGCGCGCGGGCCCCCTGGAGCCGGAGGACATCGCGCACGTCCGCGCGGTGGCGGCGGCCCTTCCGTACGAGGGCCACGCGGTCCCGCTGCCCGGCCCGGGCCCGCTGCGGCTGCCCGAGCCGGAAGCGCTGATGCGGTCCTTCCTGGACGCGGTCGCGGACACCCTGCCCCGCACCCCGGCCGCGCCGTACACCTCCGGAATGCCCTTCGCGGCCCGCAAGCCGCAGCGCCTGCGGGACGCCCAGGACTGGGCCGCGGAGGTCGCCGCCGGTATGGACGCGGGCGTGCGGATCTCGCTCCGCCTGGACCTGTCGGCGTACGACCTGTTCGACGACGGCGGACGGGTGCGCAGTGCGGGCGCGGCGATCGTCCAGGTGCACAGCCTCGCCGACCCGACCCTCGTGGTCGACGCGGCGGCCCTGTGGGCGGGCACGGCCGACACCGCCTTCGGCCCCCGCGCGCGCGTGGACGCCGCGCTGGCCGTACGACGGGCCGCGCGCGTATGGCCTCCGCTGGACCGTCTCTCCGAGCTGGACGTGCCCGACGTACTCGCCCTGTCCGAGGAGGAGTTGGGCGACCTGCTCGGCATGGCGGCCACCCGGCTCGCGGCGGCCGGGGTCGCCGTCCACTGGCCCCGGGACCTTGCACAGGACCTGACGGCAGCGGCCGTGGTCCGGTCGGCGCCGGGCTCCGCGACCGATGGCACCGGCTTCTTCGAGAGCGAGGAACTCCTCCAGTTCCGCTGGCAGTTGGCGCTCGGCGGCGACCCGCTCACCGAGGCCGAGATGGACATGCTGGCCGAGGCCCACCGTCCGGTGGTACGTCTCCGGGACCAGTGGGTGCTGGTCGACCCGGCCCTCGTCCGCAAGGCCCGCAAACGCGAACTCGGCCTGCTCGACCCGGTGGACGCGCTGTCCGTCGCGCTCACCGGCACGGCAGAGGTCGACGGCGAGCGGGTGGAGGCCGTCCCGGTGGGCGCGTTGGCGACCCTGCGCGACCGCCTCACGGCCGGCATCCAGCCCGCCGAACCACCCCCGGGACTGGACGCCACCCTCCGGGACTACCAACTCCGGGGCCTGGCCTGGCTCGACCTCATGACCTCCCTCGGCCTGGGCGGCTGCCTGGCCGACGACATGGGCCTGGGCAAGACGATCACCCTCATCGCCCTGCACCTGCGACGGGCCCACCGCGCCCCCACCCTGGTGGTCTGCCCCGCCTCACTCCTCGGCAACTGGCAGCGGGAGATCACCCGCTTCGCCCCCGGAGTCCCCGTCCGCCGCTTCCACGGCGCGGACCGCACCCTGGAGGACCTGACCGGCGGCTTCGTCCTCACGACGTACGGCACGATGCGCTCGGCCGCGTCCACATTGGCCCAACAGCAGTGGGGCATGGTCGTCGCGGACGAGGCACAGCACGTGAAGAACCCGTACTCGGCGACGGCGAAGGCCCTGCGCACGATCCCGACCCCCGCGCGCGTGGCGCTGACCGGCACCCCCGTGGAGAACAACCTCTCCGAACTCTGGGCCCTGCTGGACTGGACGACCCCCGGACTCCTCGGCCCCCTGAAGTCCTTCCGCGCCCGGCACGCGCGTGCGGTGGAGAACGGCGAGGACGAGGAGGCGGTGACCCGGCTCGCCCGCCTGGTCCGCCCGTTCCTGCTGCGCCGCAAGAAGTCCGACCCGGGCATCGTCCCCGAACTGCCGCCCAAGACGGAGACGGACCACCCGGTCCCGCTCACCCGCGAACAGGCCTCGCTGTACGAGGCGGTGGTACGGGAGTCGATGCTGGCCATCGAGACGACGGAGGGCATCGCCCGCCGGGGCCTTGTCCTGAAGCTCCTCACCTCCCTCAAACAGATCTGCGACCACCCGGCGCTGTACCTGAAGGAGGAGCACGCGGCAGCACAGGCTACCGGAGACCGCCTCGCCGCCCGTTCCGGCAAACTCGCCCTGCTGGACGAGCTGTTGGACACCCTGCTGTCGGAAGACCGTTCCGCGATCGTTTTCACGCAGTACGTCGGCATGGCCCGCCTGATCACCGCCCACCTGTCCGCCCGCGCGGTCCCGGTGGAGCTGCTCCACGGCGGCACACCGGTACCGGAGCGGGAGCGCATGGTGGACCGCTTCCAGGCGGGCGCGACCCCGGTCCTGGTCCTCTCCCTGAAGGCGGCGGGCACCGGCCTCAACCTCACCCGCGCGGGCCACGTCGTCCACTTCGACCGCTGGTGGAACCCGGCCGTCGAGGAACAGGCCACCGACCGCGCCTACCGCATCGGCCAGACCCAGCCGGTCCAGGTCCACCGCCTCATCACCGAGGGCACGGTAGAGGACCGCATCGCCGAAATGCTCGAATCCAAGCGGGCGTTGGCAGACGCGATCCTCGGCTCCGGTGAGTCGTCGTTGACCGAGCTGTCGGACCGGGACCTGTCGGACCTTGTGTCATTGCGGAGGTCGGAG